A single window of Arcobacter sp. F2176 DNA harbors:
- a CDS encoding UvrD-helicase domain-containing protein: protein MTPLDKIKQSIEENKSFVLQGGAGSGKTETLKEVLEYITENYPDKKVACITHTNLAVDEIKSRVGEQYTISTIHSFLNSIIKDYKKNISQCIFELFKVEKIERKEIEFYDGDEKLQKKKEHEKYKKIYEKYAKKLFTIQSESIGKAIGKREYDKSPNTYNEELNNLIDSLNEIIKSQIEEKEYNKIKYNETRFDSYSDLTFGHDGLLEISYQLFSTFPKIGKILQDRFDYIFIDEYQDTNEKIIKVFLECLPENERTLIGLFGDSMQSIYSDGIGDVQKYISNSLLNEIPKEDNYRCSVQVKDFINKIRNDGLRQEVALKHSENSLDERQGTANFYYSIVESKPNVFSSQEDKNEYIEKINKLIDLANFNQPNSKLLMLTNKSISTEADFLNLYNTFAQRYQEPKEYIEVVLIKLQFMDLVELCQSYANGKYNYILSELKKVGYPMKTIEDKQRLKDSIEYLLEFEGSAIEAISYAFENNLLKKSESFESYIARKNAFLSGLTNDEYQTFKTNYFNDMNTLTKMNKAGIEIEEEQFKDLEREVKKEKFFIGLFSPDVTFQEITNYYNYINEKMNYITMHKTKGTGIDNVIVVLDEYFWNEYDFTNLFDSSNNEAKKIDSQKLFYVACSRTKTNLTCVKLIKEEEESNLLTFFSDAIKIDL from the coding sequence ATGACGCCTCTTGATAAGATAAAGCAATCTATTGAAGAAAATAAATCTTTTGTTCTTCAAGGTGGTGCAGGTAGTGGTAAAACTGAAACATTGAAAGAGGTTTTAGAATATATTACTGAAAATTATCCAGATAAAAAAGTTGCTTGTATTACACATACAAACTTAGCAGTTGATGAGATAAAATCAAGAGTTGGGGAACAATACACAATCAGTACGATTCATTCTTTCTTAAATTCGATTATCAAAGATTATAAAAAGAATATATCTCAATGTATTTTTGAACTTTTTAAAGTTGAAAAAATAGAACGAAAAGAAATTGAGTTTTATGATGGTGATGAAAAATTACAGAAAAAGAAAGAACATGAAAAGTATAAGAAAATATATGAAAAATATGCAAAAAAACTATTTACTATTCAATCTGAAAGTATAGGAAAAGCAATTGGAAAAAGAGAATATGACAAAAGTCCAAATACTTATAACGAAGAATTAAATAACTTAATTGATAGTTTAAATGAAATAATAAAAAGTCAAATTGAAGAAAAAGAGTACAATAAAATTAAGTATAATGAAACACGCTTTGATAGTTATAGTGATTTAACTTTTGGACATGATGGATTATTAGAAATATCATATCAACTGTTTAGTACATTTCCTAAAATTGGTAAAATTCTTCAAGATAGATTTGATTATATTTTTATAGATGAATACCAAGATACTAATGAAAAAATTATAAAAGTCTTTTTAGAATGTCTACCTGAAAATGAAAGAACTCTTATTGGTTTATTTGGTGATTCAATGCAGTCAATTTATAGTGATGGGATAGGAGATGTTCAAAAGTACATCTCAAATAGTTTATTAAATGAGATACCTAAAGAAGACAATTATAGATGTTCTGTTCAAGTTAAAGATTTTATTAATAAAATTAGAAATGATGGTTTAAGGCAAGAGGTTGCCTTAAAACATAGTGAAAATAGTTTAGATGAAAGGCAAGGTACTGCAAATTTTTATTATTCAATAGTTGAAAGTAAACCAAATGTATTTTCAAGTCAAGAAGATAAGAATGAATATATAGAAAAAATAAATAAGTTAATAGATTTAGCAAATTTTAATCAACCAAATTCTAAATTATTAATGTTAACAAATAAATCCATTTCTACAGAAGCAGATTTCTTAAATCTTTATAATACTTTTGCACAAAGGTATCAAGAACCTAAAGAGTATATTGAAGTGGTGCTAATAAAACTGCAGTTCATGGATTTAGTTGAACTTTGTCAATCTTATGCAAATGGTAAGTATAACTATATTTTAAGTGAGTTAAAAAAAGTTGGTTATCCAATGAAAACTATAGAAGATAAGCAGAGACTTAAAGATAGTATTGAATATTTATTAGAGTTCGAAGGAAGTGCAATTGAAGCAATAAGTTATGCTTTTGAAAATAATTTATTAAAAAAGTCTGAGTCTTTTGAATCATATATTGCAAGGAAAAATGCTTTTTTATCAGGTTTAACGAATGATGAATATCAAACTTTTAAAACAAACTATTTCAATGATATGAATACATTAACAAAAATGAATAAAGCTGGTATTGAGATTGAAGAAGAACAATTTAAAGATTTAGAGAGAGAAGTTAAAAAAGAGAAGTTCTTTATAGGTTTATTTTCTCCTGATGTAACTTTTCAAGAAATTACAAACTACTACAATTATATAAATGAAAAAATGAATTATATTACAATGCATAAAACAAAAGGTACTGGAATAGATAATGTTATAGTAGTATTAGATGAGTATTTTTGGAATGAATATGATTTTACAAATCTATTTGACTCTAGTAATAATGAGGCTAAAAAAATTGACAGTCAAAAACTTTTTTATGTTGCATGCTCAAGAACAAAAACAAATTTAACTTGTGTAAAACTAATTAAAGAAGAGGAAGAAAGTAATTTGTTAACATTTTTTTCAGATGCAATTAAAATAGATTTATAG
- a CDS encoding SMC family ATPase, with protein MMILCKLKLENFKRYKTFELDFDEGLVGIIGKNGSGKSTIFEAILFALYGEFKDRGYKDIVRNANATDKDAVVVELNFEFDSIEYKVVREFRGKALSANAKLYKNTELITSGAKEVTTSIMKLTKMSKEAFLHTLFASQKELTSLSNSKPEDRKRMIRKLLGLEKIDYIEKELIEKSRELKREISAFVEVLLSAEDIQAKKEQIKANEAIKKTLNEELQTQSKQIDSLKLKELDIKKELDLFAKTKEAKQKALSELNLLKNSINSNIENQNKLSTELKDLEEKQLQYKALAPIKKEYETLQSSLKEQIQLKEYSLKKEGLLKEQVQLREQYKKAKNDIALLQKECEGFDSLRQKEQESKTQQEQIKQALTQIQTKEKELNSNIFAEQRVINDTTAKIQQIQALGKESNCPTCTRPLLEEYDNVIDTLNSTIQEIQTNKITKLNKELQEVETNKKTIETQKEQIDKDLSELNSQLALINSKQKDLQNLSIHLNNVEQKGKENNDEISKLDKYTYDENKHKTLENSFNEIQPKYEQMKSLETMLKRYDSVKQDLETISKKITEQNSTYDTKELDYKQIAYDETTHTAKQKEYEEHHQTYELKVSQVNEIKVKIAQCEGEIKTIQSNLDNNEIQLKKVQTKKDDLIDYDKIKLSLSEFKTKLNSKVAPRISDIASNMYAQITKGKYQHIEVSNDFDFYIYDEGKKYPIERFSGGEIDLANLVLRIAISKTLSELSGSSQIGFLAFDEVFGSQDEARRMEILEAFHMIKEQYRQIFLISHEMEIKEMFEKIVEL; from the coding sequence ATGATGATACTTTGTAAGCTAAAACTTGAAAACTTCAAACGATACAAAACTTTCGAACTAGATTTTGATGAGGGATTAGTTGGAATCATAGGTAAAAATGGAAGTGGTAAATCCACAATATTTGAAGCCATTCTTTTTGCACTTTATGGGGAGTTTAAAGATAGAGGTTATAAAGACATTGTAAGAAATGCCAATGCCACAGATAAAGATGCTGTAGTAGTAGAACTAAACTTTGAATTTGACTCAATTGAGTATAAAGTAGTACGAGAATTCAGAGGAAAGGCGCTCAGTGCCAATGCCAAACTTTATAAAAATACTGAACTAATAACAAGTGGTGCCAAAGAAGTAACTACAAGTATCATGAAGCTAACCAAGATGAGTAAAGAAGCCTTTTTACATACTCTTTTTGCCAGTCAAAAAGAGCTAACAAGTCTAAGTAATAGCAAACCAGAAGATAGAAAAAGAATGATAAGAAAGCTTTTAGGCTTAGAAAAAATCGACTACATAGAAAAAGAACTCATAGAAAAAAGTAGAGAACTAAAAAGAGAGATTTCAGCCTTTGTAGAAGTGCTTTTAAGCGCAGAAGATATACAAGCCAAAAAAGAGCAAATAAAAGCAAATGAAGCCATCAAAAAAACTCTAAACGAAGAGTTACAAACCCAAAGCAAACAAATAGATAGCCTAAAACTAAAAGAGCTAGATATAAAAAAAGAGCTTGACCTTTTTGCTAAAACAAAAGAGGCAAAACAAAAAGCCCTAAGTGAACTAAATCTTCTAAAAAATAGTATCAACTCAAATATAGAAAACCAAAATAAACTCTCAACTGAACTAAAAGACCTAGAAGAAAAACAACTTCAATACAAAGCTCTAGCGCCTATAAAAAAAGAGTATGAAACCCTTCAATCTAGTCTAAAAGAGCAAATACAACTAAAAGAATACAGCCTAAAAAAAGAGGGCTTATTAAAAGAGCAAGTTCAATTAAGAGAGCAATACAAAAAAGCCAAAAATGACATAGCCCTTTTACAAAAAGAGTGCGAAGGTTTTGACTCACTAAGACAAAAAGAGCAAGAAAGCAAAACCCAACAAGAGCAAATAAAACAAGCCCTCACACAAATACAAACAAAAGAAAAAGAGCTAAACTCAAACATCTTCGCAGAACAAAGAGTGATAAATGACACCACAGCCAAAATACAACAAATCCAAGCCCTAGGCAAAGAATCCAACTGCCCAACTTGTACAAGACCACTTTTAGAAGAGTATGACAATGTAATAGACACTCTAAACTCAACTATACAAGAGATACAAACAAACAAAATCACCAAACTAAATAAAGAGCTACAAGAAGTAGAGACAAACAAAAAAACAATCGAAACTCAAAAAGAGCAAATAGACAAAGATTTAAGTGAACTAAACTCACAACTAGCCCTTATAAACAGTAAACAAAAAGATTTACAAAACCTATCAATCCATTTAAACAATGTAGAACAAAAAGGCAAAGAAAACAACGATGAAATAAGCAAATTAGATAAATACACTTACGATGAAAACAAACACAAAACACTAGAAAATAGTTTTAATGAAATCCAACCAAAATATGAACAAATGAAATCATTAGAAACCATGCTAAAAAGATATGATAGTGTAAAACAAGACCTAGAAACCATCAGCAAAAAAATCACAGAGCAAAATAGCACTTACGATACAAAAGAGCTAGACTACAAACAAATAGCCTACGATGAAACAACTCACACAGCCAAACAAAAAGAGTACGAAGAACACCATCAAACTTATGAGTTAAAAGTGAGCCAAGTAAATGAAATCAAAGTCAAAATAGCCCAATGTGAAGGTGAGATAAAAACCATCCAATCAAATCTAGACAACAACGAAATCCAACTAAAAAAAGTACAAACAAAAAAAGACGACCTAATCGACTACGACAAAATCAAGCTAAGCCTAAGTGAATTTAAAACAAAGCTAAACTCAAAAGTAGCTCCAAGAATATCAGACATAGCCTCAAACATGTACGCCCAAATCACAAAAGGCAAATACCAACACATAGAAGTATCAAACGACTTCGACTTCTACATCTACGATGAAGGAAAAAAATACCCAATAGAGAGATTCTCAGGTGGTGAAATAGACCTAGCAAACCTAGTCCTACGAATCGCCATATCAAAAACCCTAAGCGAACTAAGCGGAAGCTCACAAATAGGCTTCCTAGCCTTCGACGAAGTATTTGGAAGCCAAGATGAAGCAAGAAGAATGGAGATACTAGAAGCCTTTCATATGATAAAAGAGCAGTATAGGCAGATATTTTTAATCTCTCATGAGATGGAGATAAAGGAGATGTTTGAGAAAATCGTGGAGTTGTAG
- a CDS encoding ATP-dependent endonuclease encodes MKIEKIKIKNFRLLKDSVLEMKDELSLLIGRNNSGKTSLLVLFEKFYNNDSFQYDDFSLCLREQINTINEDTNILDLTIQMILEVSYNQIDNLEHLSEFILDLDPDSNSVKILFEVTIKKDKLLPLLELLTESNKKIRYLKKNLHNYLKTSIYSFEDEEDLLEENRYKLIKKDIGQIRKLINFQIIHAKRNVSSSDDNKGKKILSIMTTKYFNQKSISNTNFSDINTKMIEMDETLNDEYNTEFRNFLTSGKDFLNLDTLKVVSDLESNEVISNSSKVVYGDTSNHLPEHLNGLGYMNILYLLLDIEMKKESFIEEQKDINLLFIEEPEAHTHPQMQYKFIDKIKKVFEEIDNLQTLITTHSAQIVSKCDFKDIRYLLNEDNQNIKIKNFHAELKELYATEEEEFQFIEQYLTLQASELFFANKIIFIEGTTEKMLLPYYINKFDEEKIIDPNYVPISSQNISILEVGANAEAFDKLVRFFDIQTLIITDIDTTLKTTNPSGTTYPAHKVDGATHTSNATIKKYFNAPDINSVDFPQWFNDLKNNTLSITDTSKIKVFYQISEDSYHARSFEDAFIKVNLTELITQKDNLRGLQNKIELVDTTEIYDLTERILKKKSDFAFSLLYLALSKNIEWGMPLYIKNALEWIQNDAS; translated from the coding sequence TTGAAAATAGAAAAAATTAAAATAAAAAATTTTAGATTGTTAAAAGATTCTGTATTAGAAATGAAAGATGAATTATCCTTATTGATAGGTAGAAATAATAGTGGTAAGACATCTTTATTAGTATTGTTTGAAAAGTTCTATAATAATGATTCCTTTCAATATGATGATTTTAGTTTATGTTTAAGAGAACAAATTAATACTATAAATGAAGATACTAATATTTTAGATTTAACTATACAAATGATTTTAGAGGTAAGCTATAATCAAATAGATAATTTAGAACATTTATCAGAGTTTATTTTAGATTTAGATCCAGACAGTAATAGCGTAAAAATACTATTTGAAGTTACAATAAAAAAAGACAAGTTACTCCCTCTTTTAGAACTACTTACTGAATCTAATAAAAAGATTAGATATTTAAAGAAAAATCTACATAACTATTTAAAAACTTCTATTTATTCATTTGAAGATGAAGAGGATTTATTAGAAGAAAATAGATATAAATTAATTAAAAAAGATATAGGTCAAATTAGAAAATTAATTAATTTTCAGATTATACATGCAAAAAGAAATGTTTCAAGTTCTGATGATAATAAAGGTAAAAAAATATTATCAATTATGACTACAAAATATTTTAATCAAAAAAGTATTAGTAATACAAATTTTTCTGATATTAATACAAAAATGATTGAAATGGATGAAACGTTAAATGACGAATATAACACTGAATTTAGAAACTTTCTTACCTCAGGGAAAGATTTCTTAAATTTAGACACTTTAAAAGTCGTATCAGACTTAGAATCAAATGAAGTTATTTCTAATTCATCAAAAGTAGTATATGGTGATACTTCAAATCATTTACCAGAACATTTAAATGGTCTAGGTTATATGAACATATTATATCTCCTTTTAGACATAGAAATGAAAAAAGAAAGTTTTATAGAAGAACAAAAAGATATAAATTTATTATTCATAGAAGAGCCAGAAGCACATACACACCCACAAATGCAATATAAATTTATTGATAAAATAAAAAAAGTTTTTGAAGAAATCGATAATTTACAAACACTAATAACAACACACTCAGCTCAAATAGTTTCTAAGTGTGATTTTAAAGATATAAGATATTTATTAAATGAAGATAATCAAAATATTAAGATTAAAAATTTTCATGCTGAATTAAAAGAATTATATGCAACAGAAGAGGAAGAATTTCAATTCATAGAACAGTATTTAACTTTACAAGCTTCAGAATTGTTTTTTGCAAATAAAATTATATTTATAGAGGGAACAACGGAAAAAATGTTACTTCCCTATTATATTAATAAATTTGACGAAGAGAAAATAATTGACCCAAATTACGTACCAATTTCTTCTCAAAATATTTCAATTTTAGAGGTAGGTGCTAATGCTGAAGCCTTTGATAAGCTAGTAAGGTTCTTTGATATTCAGACTTTAATCATAACAGATATAGATACAACGTTAAAAACAACTAATCCTTCAGGTACTACTTATCCAGCACATAAAGTTGATGGAGCAACTCACACTAGCAATGCAACAATTAAAAAATATTTTAACGCACCAGATATAAACTCTGTTGATTTTCCACAATGGTTTAATGATTTAAAAAATAATACTTTGTCAATTACTGATACAAGTAAAATAAAAGTCTTTTATCAAATAAGTGAAGATAGTTATCATGCAAGAAGTTTCGAAGATGCTTTTATAAAAGTTAATTTGACTGAGTTAATTACTCAAAAAGATAATTTAAGGGGTTTACAAAATAAAATTGAATTGGTTGATACTACAGAAATATATGATTTAACAGAGAGAATATTAAAGAAGAAATCAGATTTTGCATTTTCATTATTGTATTTGGCTTTATCAAAAAATATAGAATGGGGAATGCCTTTATATATAAAAAATGCTTTAGAATGGATTCAAAATGACGCCTCTTGA